The Candidatus Mycolicibacterium alkanivorans genome contains a region encoding:
- the rsfS gene encoding ribosome silencing factor, whose translation MTASAEAIRMAEVAARAAASKLAQDVVVIDVSGQLVITDLFVIASASNERQVNAIVDEVEEKMRLAGYKPARREGTREGRWVLLDYVDIVVHIQHQDERHFYALDRLWRDCPLVEVNLDDVALDTGAAGPATSDEEAP comes from the coding sequence GTGACCGCGTCCGCCGAAGCGATCCGGATGGCGGAAGTCGCCGCCCGTGCCGCGGCCTCCAAACTCGCCCAGGACGTCGTCGTCATCGACGTCTCGGGTCAGCTGGTGATCACCGACCTGTTCGTGATCGCCTCGGCGTCCAACGAACGGCAGGTCAACGCGATCGTCGACGAGGTCGAGGAGAAGATGCGCCTGGCCGGGTACAAGCCGGCTCGCCGGGAGGGCACCCGGGAGGGGCGTTGGGTGCTGCTGGACTACGTCGACATCGTCGTGCACATCCAGCATCAGGACGAGCGCCATTTCTACGCGCTCGACCGGCTGTGGCGGGACTGCCCGCTGGTCGAGGTGAACCTCGACGACGTGGCCCTCGATACCGGAGCCGCCGGGCCGGCGACATCAGATGAGGAGGCGCCGTGA
- the gpgP gene encoding glucosyl-3-phosphoglycerate phosphatase, which yields MRVRRLVMLRHGQTEYNAGSRMQGQLDTELTDLGRAQAVAAAEVLAKRQPLLIVSSDLRRACDTALALGERAGLPVHVDTRLRETHLGDWQGLTHHQVDTNAPGARVAWRDDATWAPHGGESRIDVADRSVPLVAELVAAEHEWGLEEPERPVVLVAHGGLIAALCAALLDLPVDSWPVLGGMGNASWAQLSGHGADDADFTGLRWRLDVWNASAQVANDVL from the coding sequence GTGAGGGTGCGCCGCCTGGTGATGCTGCGCCACGGTCAGACGGAGTACAACGCGGGCAGCCGGATGCAGGGCCAGCTCGACACCGAGCTGACCGACCTGGGCCGGGCTCAGGCGGTGGCCGCCGCTGAGGTGCTGGCCAAGCGGCAACCGCTGCTGATCGTCTCCTCGGACCTGCGCCGCGCCTGCGACACCGCCCTTGCGCTGGGGGAGCGCGCCGGTTTGCCCGTGCACGTGGACACCCGGCTGCGGGAGACTCATCTGGGTGACTGGCAGGGCCTGACCCACCACCAGGTCGACACCAACGCTCCGGGTGCGCGCGTTGCCTGGCGCGACGACGCCACGTGGGCGCCGCACGGCGGGGAGAGCCGCATCGACGTCGCCGACCGTAGCGTGCCGCTGGTCGCCGAACTGGTTGCCGCAGAACATGAGTGGGGGCTCGAGGAGCCCGAACGGCCGGTGGTGCTGGTCGCCCACGGCGGGTTGATCGCCGCGCTGTGCGCCGCACTGCTCGACCTTCCCGTCGACAGTTGGCCGGTGCTGGGCGGCATGGGCAACGCCAGCTGGGCGCAGTTGTCCGGGCATGGTGCCGACGACGCGGATTTCACCGGTCTGCGCTGGCGGCTGGATGTGTGGAACGCCTCCGCCCAGGTGGCCAACGATGTCCTCTGA
- the octT gene encoding diglucosylglycerate octanoyltransferase produces the protein MSSEPDPPPGGSAPARRGRTLLVFADSLSYYGPEGGLPADDPRIWPNIVAAELGWDLELIGRIGWTSRDVWWAATQDPRAWAALPRAGAVIFATGGMDSLPSPLPTALRELIRYVRPPWLRRWVRDGYGWVQPRFSPIARSALPPRLTVEYLEMTRGAIDFNRPGIPIVASLPSVHIADTYGNAHHGRTGTVSAITDWAAEHDIPLVDLKEAVAEHVLVGRGNPDGIHWNFEAHEAVAELMAKALAEAGVPHDKPRA, from the coding sequence ATGTCCTCTGAGCCCGATCCACCCCCGGGTGGCTCCGCTCCTGCCCGCCGGGGTCGAACCCTACTGGTCTTCGCCGACTCGCTGTCCTATTACGGGCCGGAGGGCGGACTGCCCGCCGACGATCCACGGATCTGGCCCAATATCGTTGCCGCTGAACTGGGTTGGGATCTCGAACTCATCGGGCGTATCGGGTGGACGTCGCGTGACGTGTGGTGGGCGGCCACGCAGGACCCGCGGGCGTGGGCGGCTCTGCCGCGGGCGGGGGCGGTGATCTTCGCGACCGGCGGCATGGACTCGCTGCCGTCGCCGTTGCCCACCGCGCTGCGCGAACTGATCCGCTACGTGCGCCCGCCGTGGTTGCGCCGGTGGGTGCGTGACGGATACGGCTGGGTGCAGCCGCGATTCTCGCCGATCGCGCGTTCGGCGCTGCCTCCGCGGTTGACCGTCGAGTATCTGGAGATGACGCGCGGCGCAATCGATTTCAACCGCCCGGGCATCCCGATCGTGGCCTCACTGCCGTCGGTACACATCGCCGACACCTACGGCAACGCCCACCACGGGCGGACGGGCACCGTCAGCGCGATCACCGACTGGGCCGCCGAACACGACATCCCGCTGGTCGACCTCAAAGAGGCTGTCGCCGAACATGTTCTGGTCGGTCGCGGCAACCCGGACGGAATCCACTGGAACTTCGAGGCACACGAGGCCGTCGCCGAACTGATGGCCAAGGCGCTCGCCGAGGCCGGCGTCCCGCACGACAAGCCGCGCGCCTGA
- a CDS encoding DegV family protein yields the protein MAVVVVTDSSARIPAGEVDAWGIRVVPLHILVDGHDLRDGVDPVPSDLYHRGQVTTAGATPAELTAAYRQALQDSGGDGVVAVHISGALSSTLGAAEYAAAEFGAAVRVVDSKSAAMGTGFVALAAARVARSGAELNVVAAEAECTVERVHGFVVVHRLENLRRSGRIGTAASWLGTALALKPLLRIDEQGRLVLLARVRTASKAVAAMVEQVLEVVGERRAALAVHHIANPDAAAEVAATLAAALPGCGQIVVTDLGPVIGVHVGPGAVGVVVAVDGPQA from the coding sequence ATGGCGGTCGTCGTGGTGACCGACTCGTCGGCCCGGATTCCCGCCGGGGAGGTCGACGCGTGGGGGATTCGCGTTGTACCGCTGCACATTCTGGTCGACGGACACGATCTGCGTGACGGCGTCGACCCCGTCCCGTCCGATCTCTACCACCGCGGCCAGGTCACGACGGCGGGGGCGACTCCGGCCGAACTGACTGCCGCCTATCGCCAGGCGTTGCAGGACAGCGGGGGTGACGGCGTGGTCGCCGTCCACATCTCCGGCGCGCTGTCGAGCACGCTGGGCGCCGCGGAGTATGCGGCCGCGGAGTTTGGCGCAGCGGTGCGGGTGGTCGACTCGAAGTCGGCGGCGATGGGCACCGGTTTCGTCGCGCTTGCCGCCGCCCGTGTCGCCCGCTCCGGTGCGGAGCTGAATGTCGTTGCCGCCGAAGCGGAATGCACGGTGGAGCGGGTGCACGGTTTCGTCGTCGTGCACCGTTTGGAGAATCTGCGCCGCAGTGGGCGCATCGGCACCGCGGCCTCATGGCTAGGTACCGCGCTGGCGCTCAAACCGCTGCTGCGCATCGACGAACAGGGCCGGCTGGTGCTGCTCGCCCGGGTGCGCACCGCATCCAAGGCGGTCGCCGCCATGGTGGAGCAGGTTCTGGAGGTGGTGGGGGAGCGGCGCGCCGCCCTGGCCGTGCACCACATCGCCAATCCCGACGCCGCGGCCGAGGTCGCGGCCACCTTGGCGGCCGCGCTGCCCGGGTGCGGACAGATCGTGGTCACCGATCTGGGGCCGGTGATCGGCGTGCATGTGGGCCCCGGGGCGGTAGGCGTGGTCGTCGCGGTCGACGGCCCGCAGGCCTGA
- a CDS encoding ComEA family DNA-binding protein, translated as MRTDHPLARLVTPGGADPDDDADSDDEALTPSWIPDSRPQWRERLLAAIRADPGRAGGVALAVIAAVAVLVTVVSLMRDDPAPVMSAKLPPVEMVSSATSRPSAMPDQPVVVSVVGLVDKPGLVTLAPGARIADAVSAAGGALDGADMLGLNLARHLADGEQVVVGISTPAGQPSALGSSVRGGAPGAPAAAATQTSGTPSAPLDLNTASAEQLDALPGVGPVTAAAIVAWRDANGKFTSVDQLGEVDGIGTARLEKLLALVRV; from the coding sequence ATGCGAACCGATCACCCGCTGGCCCGCCTGGTCACCCCCGGCGGGGCCGACCCGGACGATGACGCCGACTCCGACGACGAGGCCCTGACCCCGAGCTGGATCCCCGACAGCCGCCCGCAGTGGCGTGAGCGGCTGCTGGCGGCGATCAGGGCCGACCCGGGCCGGGCCGGCGGTGTCGCGCTGGCGGTGATCGCCGCAGTCGCCGTGCTCGTCACGGTGGTCAGCCTGATGCGAGACGATCCCGCCCCGGTCATGTCGGCCAAGCTGCCGCCGGTGGAGATGGTGTCCTCGGCGACATCGCGCCCCAGTGCCATGCCCGATCAGCCGGTCGTCGTCAGCGTGGTCGGTCTGGTCGACAAGCCGGGCCTGGTGACCCTGGCGCCGGGTGCCCGGATCGCCGACGCGGTGTCGGCGGCCGGCGGAGCGCTCGACGGCGCCGACATGCTGGGACTCAACCTCGCCCGTCATCTCGCCGACGGCGAGCAGGTGGTCGTGGGAATCTCCACGCCGGCCGGCCAGCCCAGCGCGCTGGGCAGCTCGGTCAGGGGAGGCGCACCCGGGGCCCCCGCCGCGGCGGCGACCCAGACAAGCGGCACGCCGTCCGCACCGCTTGACCTGAACACCGCGAGCGCCGAACAGCTCGACGCCCTGCCGGGCGTCGGCCCGGTCACTGCGGCCGCGATTGTGGCGTGGCGCGATGCCAACGGGAAGTTCACCAGCGTCGACCAGCTCGGCGAGGTCGACGGCATCGGGACCGCGCGGTTGGAGAAACTGCTAGCGCTGGTGCGGGTCTGA
- a CDS encoding ComEC/Rec2 family competence protein yields the protein MHPEAAARLDLRLVPAAVTAWTVTAAGIAWSIGALLAAACGIAAVGWAALVWWRGELNPAIRAAAVAVIGTAVIGAGFGVAVALRGAAVREHPIAHRFGSAASLTVTPTESPRSLGNGRMMFRANLNRVGEDGMSGRVVVFAPVLGFAELTAGQPARFRARIARPTRRDLTVAVITATGEPALGEASAVQRAAQSVRSRFTATALDVLPADQAAMLPGLVLGDTSSVPPATTAQFRTAGLTHLTAVSGANVTIVCGAVLLSARLIGPRPAVALAAVALLVFVIVVQPTASVLRAAVMGALALLAVLSGRRRQAIPILSAAVLALLVAAPQLAVDAGFALSVFATAALVVLAPIWSARLVARGCPKPLADAICVALAAQLVTAPLVAAISGRLSLVAILANLAAAVVIPPITVLGTAAAALCPLWPAGAGLLIRFTGPELWWLLHVARWAGAVPGAAVTVPSGLAGVATVGGTSVLAVAVVVGVGVCRRGVKRSGRERDGGRSASDPR from the coding sequence ATGCACCCCGAGGCTGCGGCCCGGCTCGATCTCCGATTGGTGCCGGCGGCGGTGACGGCCTGGACGGTGACCGCCGCAGGGATCGCGTGGTCCATCGGCGCGCTGCTCGCCGCGGCGTGTGGGATCGCCGCGGTCGGCTGGGCGGCGCTGGTGTGGTGGCGCGGTGAGCTGAACCCGGCGATCCGCGCGGCCGCCGTCGCGGTGATCGGTACGGCGGTCATCGGGGCGGGGTTCGGGGTGGCGGTCGCGCTGCGCGGTGCCGCCGTGCGCGAGCACCCCATCGCACACCGGTTCGGCAGCGCGGCCTCGCTGACGGTCACGCCGACGGAGAGCCCGCGGTCGCTGGGAAACGGGCGAATGATGTTCCGCGCCAATCTCAACCGGGTCGGCGAGGACGGAATGTCAGGACGGGTCGTCGTCTTCGCGCCGGTGCTGGGCTTCGCCGAGCTGACCGCCGGGCAGCCGGCACGGTTTCGGGCCCGCATCGCCCGCCCCACGCGCCGGGACCTGACCGTCGCGGTCATCACCGCGACGGGCGAACCGGCACTCGGCGAGGCGTCGGCGGTGCAGCGCGCGGCCCAGAGTGTGCGGTCCCGATTCACCGCCACGGCTCTGGACGTCCTGCCCGCCGATCAGGCCGCGATGCTGCCCGGGCTCGTACTGGGCGACACGTCGTCGGTCCCGCCGGCCACCACCGCGCAGTTCCGCACCGCCGGTCTGACCCATCTCACCGCGGTCTCCGGGGCCAACGTCACGATCGTGTGCGGGGCGGTGCTGTTGTCGGCGCGGCTGATCGGTCCGCGCCCGGCAGTGGCCCTGGCCGCGGTGGCGCTGCTGGTGTTCGTCATCGTGGTGCAGCCGACCGCCAGCGTGCTGCGCGCGGCGGTGATGGGTGCCCTCGCGCTGCTCGCGGTGCTGTCCGGGCGGCGCCGTCAAGCGATCCCGATCCTGTCGGCGGCGGTGCTGGCCCTGCTCGTGGCGGCCCCGCAGCTGGCGGTCGACGCCGGATTTGCGTTATCGGTGTTCGCCACGGCCGCTCTGGTGGTCCTCGCCCCGATCTGGTCGGCGCGGCTGGTGGCCCGCGGCTGCCCCAAACCGCTTGCCGACGCGATATGCGTCGCGCTGGCCGCCCAGCTGGTGACCGCGCCGTTGGTGGCGGCCATCTCGGGTCGGCTGAGCCTGGTCGCGATACTGGCGAATCTGGCTGCAGCCGTTGTCATCCCACCGATAACGGTGCTCGGGACGGCTGCTGCGGCGCTGTGCCCGCTGTGGCCGGCCGGCGCCGGATTGCTGATCCGGTTCACCGGGCCGGAGCTGTGGTGGCTGCTGCACGTCGCGCGCTGGGCCGGCGCGGTTCCCGGCGCTGCGGTCACGGTGCCGTCGGGGCTCGCCGGGGTGGCGACGGTCGGCGGCACGAGTGTCCTTGCCGTGGCGGTCGTGGTCGGTGTCGGTGTGTGTCGGCGCGGCGTGAAACGATCGGGGCGTGAGCGCGACGGTGGCCGGTCTGCATCTGATCCTCGGTGA
- the holA gene encoding DNA polymerase III subunit delta translates to MSATVAGLHLILGDEELLVDRAIGRVLRAARAAAGTDDVPVNRLRASEVSTNELAELLSPSLFADERVVVLESAAEVGKDAVELISSAAADLPPGTVLAVVHSGGGRAKALADRLKKLGAEVHPCAKITRAAERADFVRAEFRGLKVKVDDDTLNALLDAVGSDIRELASACSQLVADTGGRVDAVAVRRYHSGKAEVSGFDIADKAVVGDVAGSTEALRWAMMRGVPHVVLADALAEAIHSIARVGPLSGDPYRLASELGMPPWRIQKAQKQSRRWSRDRVATAIRLVATLNADVKGTAADANYALEDAVRKVAQLAAGSGRD, encoded by the coding sequence GTGAGCGCGACGGTGGCCGGTCTGCATCTGATCCTCGGTGACGAGGAGTTGTTGGTCGATCGAGCGATCGGCCGGGTGCTGCGGGCTGCGCGCGCGGCGGCGGGCACCGACGACGTGCCGGTCAACCGGCTGCGGGCCAGCGAGGTGTCCACCAATGAACTCGCCGAGCTGCTCAGCCCGTCGCTGTTCGCCGACGAGCGGGTGGTGGTCCTGGAGTCGGCCGCTGAAGTTGGGAAGGACGCGGTCGAACTCATCTCCTCGGCCGCCGCTGACCTCCCACCCGGCACGGTGCTGGCCGTCGTGCACTCCGGCGGGGGGCGGGCGAAAGCGCTGGCCGATCGACTCAAGAAGCTCGGCGCCGAGGTCCATCCTTGCGCAAAGATCACCAGGGCCGCCGAGCGGGCGGACTTCGTGCGCGCGGAGTTCCGTGGACTGAAGGTCAAGGTCGACGACGACACGCTCAACGCCCTGCTCGACGCGGTCGGCTCCGATATCCGCGAACTGGCCTCGGCGTGCTCACAGCTGGTCGCCGACACCGGTGGCCGCGTCGACGCGGTCGCGGTCCGGCGCTATCACAGCGGCAAGGCCGAGGTGTCCGGCTTCGACATTGCCGACAAAGCCGTGGTGGGCGACGTCGCCGGGTCGACGGAGGCGCTGCGCTGGGCGATGATGCGCGGGGTGCCCCACGTGGTGCTGGCCGACGCGCTGGCCGAGGCGATCCACAGCATCGCCCGGGTGGGTCCGCTCTCCGGTGACCCCTACCGGTTGGCATCAGAACTGGGAATGCCGCCGTGGCGTATTCAGAAGGCTCAGAAGCAGTCGCGGCGCTGGTCGCGCGACCGGGTCGCCACGGCGATCAGGCTGGTGGCGACGTTGAACGCCGACGTCAAGGGCACAGCAGCCGACGCCAACTACGCGCTGGAAGATGCGGTGCGCAAGGTTGCGCAACTGGCCGCCGGAAGCGGCCGGGACTGA
- the rpsT gene encoding 30S ribosomal protein S20: MANIKSQQKRILTNERRRLRNKSVKSSLHTAIRAFREAAAEGDKAKAGDLLTATSRKLDKAASKGVIHKNQAANKKSALAQAFNQL, encoded by the coding sequence GTGGCCAACATCAAGTCGCAGCAGAAGCGGATTCTCACCAACGAGCGCCGCAGACTGCGCAACAAGTCGGTGAAGAGCTCGCTCCATACTGCGATCCGCGCGTTCCGTGAGGCTGCCGCCGAGGGCGACAAGGCCAAGGCCGGCGACCTGCTGACCGCGACCAGCCGCAAGCTGGACAAGGCCGCCAGCAAGGGTGTCATTCACAAGAACCAGGCTGCCAACAAGAAGTCTGCTCTCGCGCAGGCCTTCAACCAGCTCTGA
- a CDS encoding circularly permuted type 2 ATP-grasp protein — protein sequence MSLRTLPSEASRSPRNGSRQPRKHDHIFGGYNELGSYAKAFDEMFDAQGDVRGPYKGIFAELAPSDAEDLGARAEALGRAFIDQGITFSLSGQERPFPLDLVPRVISAAEWSRLERGITQRVKALELYLDDIYGDQEILRDGVIPRRLVTSCEHFHRQAAGINPPNGVRIHVAGIDLIRDAQGTFRVLEDNLRSPSGVSYVMENRRTMARVFPNLFATHRVRAVGDYASHLLQALRNAAATNEADPTVVVLTPGPFNSAYFEHSLLARQMGVELVEGRDMFCRDNTVYMRTTEGERQVDVIYRRIDDDFLDPMQFRPDSVLGVAGLLNAARAGNVVISSAVGNGVGDDKLVYTYVPTIIEYYLGEKPLLANVDTYRCWLDEEREEVLDRIDELVIKPVEGSGGYGIVFGPDASAKELATVRKKILADPRGWIAQPVVQLSTVPTKVGDNLAPRHVDLRPFAVNDGEDVWVLPGGLTRVALTEGSLVVNSSQGGGSKDTWVLASRTSVAARELGAAEIVRKLPTPAKVSATEKASEQSGQQQQSQQQQAVMR from the coding sequence GTGAGCCTCCGCACCCTGCCCTCCGAAGCCAGCCGGTCCCCGCGCAACGGCTCGCGACAGCCCCGTAAACACGACCACATCTTCGGTGGCTACAACGAGCTGGGCTCCTACGCGAAGGCCTTCGACGAGATGTTCGACGCCCAGGGCGACGTCCGCGGGCCGTACAAGGGCATCTTCGCCGAGCTCGCACCCTCGGACGCCGAAGACCTCGGGGCACGCGCCGAGGCACTGGGCAGAGCCTTCATCGACCAGGGCATCACCTTCTCGCTGTCGGGCCAGGAGCGGCCCTTCCCGCTCGACCTGGTGCCGCGCGTCATCTCCGCCGCCGAATGGTCCCGGCTCGAGCGGGGCATCACCCAGCGGGTCAAAGCCCTCGAGCTCTACCTCGACGACATCTATGGCGACCAGGAGATCCTGCGTGACGGGGTCATCCCGCGCCGGCTGGTCACGTCCTGCGAGCACTTCCACCGGCAGGCGGCCGGGATCAACCCGCCCAACGGGGTGCGCATCCACGTCGCCGGCATCGACCTGATCCGCGACGCACAGGGCACCTTCCGCGTGCTCGAGGACAACCTGCGCTCACCCTCGGGGGTCTCCTACGTCATGGAGAACCGCCGCACGATGGCCCGGGTCTTCCCGAACCTGTTCGCCACCCACCGGGTGCGCGCCGTCGGCGACTACGCCTCGCATCTGCTGCAGGCGCTGCGCAACGCGGCGGCCACCAACGAGGCCGACCCGACCGTCGTCGTCCTGACCCCGGGCCCGTTCAACTCCGCCTACTTCGAGCATTCCCTGCTGGCCCGGCAGATGGGTGTCGAGCTCGTCGAGGGCCGCGACATGTTCTGCCGCGACAATACCGTCTACATGCGCACCACCGAGGGCGAACGCCAGGTCGACGTCATCTACCGCCGCATCGACGACGACTTCCTCGACCCCATGCAGTTCCGGCCCGACTCGGTGCTCGGCGTCGCCGGTCTGCTCAACGCCGCCCGCGCCGGCAACGTGGTGATCTCCAGCGCGGTCGGCAACGGCGTCGGTGACGACAAATTGGTCTACACGTACGTGCCGACGATCATCGAGTACTACCTCGGCGAGAAGCCGCTGCTGGCCAATGTCGACACCTACCGGTGCTGGCTGGACGAGGAGCGCGAAGAGGTACTCGACCGCATCGACGAACTGGTGATCAAACCGGTCGAGGGCTCCGGTGGCTACGGCATCGTGTTCGGGCCGGATGCCTCGGCGAAGGAGCTGGCGACGGTCCGCAAGAAGATCCTCGCCGACCCCCGCGGCTGGATCGCCCAGCCGGTGGTCCAGCTCTCGACGGTGCCGACCAAGGTCGGCGACAATCTCGCGCCGCGCCACGTCGACCTGCGTCCGTTCGCGGTCAACGACGGCGAGGACGTCTGGGTGCTGCCGGGCGGGCTGACCCGCGTCGCGCTCACCGAGGGGTCGCTGGTGGTCAACTCCAGTCAGGGCGGCGGTTCGAAGGACACCTGGGTGCTGGCGTCGCGCACGTCGGTGGCCGCCCGTGAGCTGGGCGCCGCCGAGATCGTCCGCAAGCTGCCCACGCCGGCCAAAGTGTCCGCGACCGAGAAGGCCTCCGAGCAGTCCGGCCAGCAGCAGCAGAGCCAGCAGCAGCAGGCGGTGATGCGCTGA
- a CDS encoding alpha-E domain-containing protein, whose amino-acid sequence MLARNAEALYWIGRYVERADDTARILDVTVHQLLEDSSVDPDQTSRVLLQVLGIEPPEHQLDLWSLTDLVAFSRGLEGGCSIVDAISGARENARSAREVTSSDMWECLNTTYNALGERERASRRLGPHEFFSFIEGRAAMFAGLADSTLSRDDGYRFLVLGRAIERVDMTVRLLLSRVGDSASSPAWVTVLRSAGAHDTYLRTYRGVLDANRVVEFMLLDRLFPRSIFYSLKLAEHSLDELMHRQHNRVGATAEAQRLLGRARSELEFIRPGVLLESFEQRLAGLQATCRDVGEAVALQYFHSAPWVAWSDAGHNGALVVEEGEV is encoded by the coding sequence ATGCTGGCCCGCAACGCCGAGGCGCTCTACTGGATCGGCCGATATGTCGAGCGCGCCGACGACACCGCCCGCATCCTCGATGTCACGGTCCACCAACTGCTCGAGGACTCCAGCGTGGACCCCGACCAGACGTCGCGGGTGCTGCTGCAGGTGCTCGGCATCGAACCGCCCGAGCATCAGCTCGACCTGTGGTCACTGACCGACCTGGTGGCGTTCAGCCGCGGGCTGGAGGGTGGTTGCTCCATCGTCGACGCGATCTCCGGCGCACGCGAAAACGCCCGCTCGGCAAGGGAAGTCACGTCAAGCGACATGTGGGAGTGTCTTAACACGACCTACAACGCGCTCGGCGAACGCGAGCGCGCCTCCCGCCGGCTGGGCCCGCACGAGTTCTTTTCGTTCATCGAAGGCCGCGCGGCGATGTTCGCCGGCCTGGCCGACTCGACGCTGTCCCGCGACGACGGCTACCGGTTCCTAGTGCTGGGCCGCGCCATCGAACGGGTGGACATGACGGTGCGGCTGCTGCTGTCCCGCGTCGGTGACAGTGCGTCCTCCCCGGCGTGGGTGACGGTGCTGCGCTCGGCCGGTGCCCACGACACCTATCTGCGCACCTACCGCGGCGTGCTCGACGCCAACCGCGTCGTCGAGTTCATGTTGCTGGACCGGCTTTTCCCGCGGTCGATCTTCTACTCGCTCAAGCTCGCCGAACACAGCCTCGACGAGCTGATGCACCGCCAGCACAACCGTGTCGGCGCCACCGCCGAGGCGCAGCGGCTCCTCGGCCGCGCCCGCAGCGAGCTGGAGTTCATCCGTCCCGGGGTGCTGCTCGAATCGTTCGAGCAGCGGCTGGCCGGTCTGCAGGCCACCTGCCGGGACGTCGGAGAAGCGGTGGCGCTGCAGTACTTTCACTCCGCCCCGTGGGTGGCGTGGTCGGACGCCGGGCACAACGGCGCCCTTGTTGTCGAGGAGGGCGAGGTCTGA
- a CDS encoding transglutaminase family protein → MWRMRVVHATGYAYKSPVTASYNEARLTPRSDSRQNVILNRVETVPATRNYRYVDYWGTAVTAFDLHAPHAELEVTSSSVVETDRSESPSTTVSWAELASEAVRDRFDEVLTPTHYTPASRRLERVGTRIARENDPRDAVFAAARWAHRELNYVPGTTGVHSSGLDALREGKGVCQDFAHLTLIMLRGMGIPARYVSGYLHPNRDAVVGDTVDGQSHAWIQAWTGSWWHYDPTNDSEINEQYISVGVGRDYADVSPLKGIYSGEGSTDLDVVVEITRLA, encoded by the coding sequence ATGTGGCGGATGCGCGTGGTGCACGCGACGGGCTACGCCTACAAGTCGCCGGTCACCGCCTCCTACAACGAAGCCCGGCTCACCCCTCGGTCGGACTCCCGGCAGAACGTCATCCTCAACCGGGTCGAGACCGTACCGGCCACCCGCAACTATCGCTATGTCGACTACTGGGGAACTGCCGTAACGGCTTTCGACCTGCACGCGCCGCACGCCGAGCTCGAGGTGACCTCCTCGTCGGTGGTCGAGACCGACCGGTCCGAATCTCCGTCAACGACGGTGTCCTGGGCGGAACTGGCCTCCGAAGCGGTGCGTGACCGCTTCGACGAGGTGCTCACCCCGACGCACTACACCCCGGCCAGTCGCCGGCTCGAGCGGGTCGGCACGCGGATCGCCAGGGAGAACGACCCGCGTGACGCCGTCTTCGCGGCGGCCCGCTGGGCGCACCGCGAACTGAACTACGTCCCCGGTACCACGGGCGTGCACTCCTCGGGGCTCGACGCGCTGCGGGAAGGCAAGGGGGTATGTCAGGATTTCGCCCACCTGACGTTGATCATGTTGCGCGGCATGGGGATTCCGGCCCGCTACGTGTCGGGCTATCTGCACCCCAACCGCGATGCCGTCGTCGGAGACACCGTCGACGGGCAGAGCCACGCCTGGATCCAGGCGTGGACGGGCAGCTGGTGGCACTACGACCCGACCAACGACTCCGAGATCAACGAGCAGTACATCAGCGTCGGGGTCGGGCGTGACTACGCCGACGTCTCGCCGCTGAAGGGCATCTACTCCGGTGAGGGTTCCACCGACCTCGACGTGGTCGTGGAGATCACCCGCCTGGCCTGA